The following DNA comes from Ricinus communis isolate WT05 ecotype wild-type chromosome 10, ASM1957865v1, whole genome shotgun sequence.
GCACAAACTCTAAGGTAAAATAAATCTCTATTTGTCTTTAATGAGCAAAGGATAGAATTCTATTGAAAATAGATACTACAGAACAAAGAGAACAAACAAGCTAGCTGCAAGCAATAGCTTTGATCTCTACAAGCAAAGACTTGCTATATTGAACAAGGAAACCTTAGTTAGTTCTTGCAAGCATTCCTTAAATTAACAATTGTTTGTTTTGATTCCTGATTCCGTTTTATTTGCACCCAACAAATTTGATTCTTGCAAGACTTTCTCAATCAACAATTTGCTTATTTTCAGCATGTTTGCACCCAACAAATTTAGTCCCTGACCCAACCTTGACTTAGGTCTTTCAAGCTTATAACTCAAGCAATTATCTATAATCAAGCAAACTCCATTTACAGAATAGAGTTTCGGATTCTTCTTCCAGTATGCAAGAATCACAAATTTGTAATATACAGAAGCAACACTAATGCAGTCAACTAATATTTTGATTACTAACCAAACTTGCAGAAGGCGGAGAAATATGAACCAAGGTCTCCACCAGCACCATCATCTCCATCACTACATGAAGCACCTTCAATGAGCAAACATAAGTGGCCATCACGAGCACCACCGCCACCTGGTACCACAATCAATCGCAGCGAAGTTTCAGAGTCACCAAAATCCACCCGAGTTGAACTCCATCTAGACGAAcaaatagaatatataaacACAGTGGACCCAGCAACAAATACGGCCTCTGAACCTGACGTTAATGACAAGCTCCACCAGGCGCGGATGAGGCTCCGCCGGTCAAAACCAatccaaaattaaaagatttgtAGCCATGTTGTACAAAAATTAGCCAATctctaaaaaggaaaagaaaaattgtaatccattttttctttcaattgggaggaattcaattccattcttttttttttcttgttttatatgCAGACGCCAGTTTTCTTCTGTACAACTTTAGCACAAAAATGGAACGAAATGATACAGCATTGAAATTATTACTTAAAGAAGTGTATCAAAAATCAGTGTTATCTATTCATCTGGATGCAAATTAAACAGATGATGCGATCAAAAACTAGAGTAATGAAACGAATACAAGCAGTTATAGGACCGGCAGTAGAGAATTTAAGCCAAAGGCGTTGGAGGAAATGCTGACTTGAAGAATCAGGCGACGAAGACATAGGCTGCAGGTAAGCCCAAGCAGCTTGCTTTACCAGATGATTTCGAATTGAGATTTCATAGGCGGACCCGCAGGTTGGGGTGGCGGCCGCCGGAGTCGGAGAATTGACGGCTGTGGAGGGGAGAATATCTTTAAGAGAAGTATATGATAAGGAGGACGATTTGAAAGAAGCGAGCTCGAATGCAACAACGTCGTTGCCGTTGCCGCTGCCGTTGCAGTTGATGGTGCCGTTGGTTGTGCTTTGAGGAGGGAGACTGGAGGTGTGGAAAGGCTGGGAAGGGAGAGTGAGTTTAGCTGGGATGAATACTGATGTGGAGATGGAGTTTCTACGGCGGAGAGAAGGTGGTGACGGCGGAGACGATGGCGGCGAGAGAGAGTCAGGTTTATTATCCATGTGTGTGAGGAAGcggtgagagagagagagagagagagagaaaggggAATTTGGAATTAACGGAAgagaatttataggaaatGAGAAAGAGAAGGTTATCTGCTTTTGTCCCACTGCTGGTTTAGGGCTGTATTTTCAACAGTGGCGCAAATGTTGCAATTATTGGCGTTTATTGGTGTTGTCTTTATTTTATGTGGgccaaatattttttcattttatccCTGCGGCCCCTTTAGTTTTCGAATATTACTCTCGTCGCATAGTCTCAAGTTTTTCATGATTTTCCTTCCAACCACCAACacattatttctttaaatagtTATCATAatcattttaacttaaaatttaaacaatattCAGCCCAAATTGAGCTAAGTTTTATTGTTGTTTTTGTCattgttattatcattatcattttattatattgaaataagttacaaccaaaaagaaacataaaggactaattatgatattttatttaattaaaattcgattaaatttttattaaggtcgcaaataataatgttatataaatttttaaaatttttattttatctttcccCATGTTCAGATATGATTAACAAAAACATGGCAATATAACTATCTTTCTTGTAAGCAAACAAAGGGTTTGATgcacttcttctttttccttttctccttCGGTAAATGATCCCAAAATATCGCTAATGTGTTTGATGAAAGTTATAGCTATTGCGTCAAGTGAAttccaattatttttctaactaAGCAAAAAGCACATATTTAAGTCCTTAAACTTCACATCTTTTTCTGCAAGTAAGTTTCTCAACTTTAATTTGGAACAATtggatctttaaatttttattttaattaaaactaatccatttttaatagaattttaacgctgtcttaatataaaaatcaaaataatctTAGAGTTTACTTTTAAGGTTAATTTTTTgcattttaaattctaatatttgtaatttttttttttattattgagcCATATATTCCTTTGTATTTCCTAGTAAAGTcttacttaaatttttttaatttaaatagtttcataaaaaatttttagtaatttattgggtatatatatatatatatatatatatatatatatatatatatatatgtatatgcatATAATCTTTTCATGTTTTTCTTACTTCTAACcataagttttttttaatgGAATGCGTTCGTTTTATAACAAATTCTTTATTGGAACAATTAAACATagtaatagaaaataatatatttttcactcttttattttatatataat
Coding sequences within:
- the LOC8271107 gene encoding uncharacterized protein LOC8271107 translates to MDNKPDSLSPPSSPPSPPSLRRRNSISTSVFIPAKLTLPSQPFHTSSLPPQSTTNGTINCNGSGNGNDVVAFELASFKSSSLSYTSLKDILPSTAVNSPTPAAATPTCGSAYEISIRNHLVKQAAWAYLQPMSSSPDSSSQHFLQRLWLKFSTAGPITACIRFITLVFDRIICLICIQMNR